The Ziziphus jujuba cultivar Dongzao chromosome 1, ASM3175591v1 genome segment GGAATTGTTTTGTTGGGTTTTAAGCACAAAAGCCTTAGAAGCCTCGCCATCTAGCCGGCCTTGATCCTAAAATCTATGGATTTCATTTTTTAGTCGTGCACACTAAAGAGTCTATCGCGTCAATCCAGGCCCAATGGGTCCAAAGCATCACAATGTTGCCAACTTGAGTTTTCTTACAAGTTGACATATCAATCAACAGACAGACATAATTCATTTCCGATAAACACATAAATGCTCTACAAAATAACCATAGTTTTTAATTTAGTCCTTCTCCCTACATAAGTAAACGAGATAAGAGCAGTTTCGGTGACGGTTTACTcagaagaaataaaatcaacataaaGGGCTGTAATACATGCCAGCTACATTGtacttaaaaataaacattcagCAGTAAATCAACATCGCTCCACCTCCATGTAATTGAAACCACAACTTGTCCCAATTAATCAATTCGCAGCAAAAACAATCACTTCCCCCTGgaatttataaagaaataaacatataaacatgttgagagagagagagagagagagagagagagagagagagagacgagaGAGAGACTAAGAGATTGATGGTGTTTAAATCTTTACTCACGTGTTCATCATCAGCGTTATGTTGTCTCCTTTTAGAAGTATCCTCcctttaaaatacaaataaatttatcagATATTACAATCTAAAGGAGATAAAGAGGTAAGGACTAGAAGGATACTTACCTAATGACTTTCTGCTCTTCTTCTTGATGCTCACTTCTTCAGCATCATCCAAAACCAAATTCATGTACTCATCAAAACCCTAAAAGTCCACCATCAAACCAGAAAATATCAAAGAACTTGCATAGGAATTGAAACAACCTACAGATACCAACTGTACGAGAGGGAGGGAGTTCAAATGTTTGCTTCGTATGGTTAGATTGTCAATATGCAGCTACAAAGTAgacattaaaatcaaatatataataaacacaCAAACAAATGAAGAAGATTTCTTCAAGAAATGATACACCAAGCACAACAAATACATACCATGACGACTAACAGTGACATGACCCAACCCTTGACATCAAGAATTCATTGGAAGATGCAAGAAAGCAACAGATAGAGATAGAGGGGTGTGTCTACTGCATTAAAGCACACGGGCAATCTAAATATGTGTCTACTGCATTAAAGCACACAAGCAATCTAATAAACTGAAAAGATGCAAGGCAAACAAAGAGTTAATGCTGATGCAGCTAAAGGTCTTTTAAGTAGCCATCTATCATTATGCTGATGCAGCTAAGGGTCTTTTAAGTAGCCATCTATCATTATCCTATATAAAGCCCACACAGCTTTGAATCAACTTATTCTTTCAGTTCGATTTTGAAGGACAATAGATAACAAAAGTAGTACAGGATATTTATTCGATAAGTCCTCTCAATAATAGACATCTAAAGAGACTTTCAATGACAATTAATTATATGAAGTTTCAAACTTTTCCTTAAAAGTATGCTGGATATCACGTTATTATTCATTACAATATTAGACTCAACCATTGTCTAATATTTTTCACCACTTTGCTGCAAATAAATCAGAAAAGTATATTTGTTTCATTGTGTTTacataagaaaatattaataaaataaaaggaaaaaactaAATTTGTGCCTACCATTTATGTAAACATAAATTTTGGTGGCATGGGAGGGACAATTTTCCGCTGTTTGCCTTTTGTTGCATAAATCAAAGATTGGAAATTAT includes the following:
- the LOC107415204 gene encoding uncharacterized protein LOC107415204 codes for the protein MASTKVQRIMTQPINLIFRFLQSKARIQIWLFEQKDLRIEGRIIGFDEYMNLVLDDAEEVSIKKKSRKSLGRILLKGDNITLMMNTGK